A genomic region of Cannabis sativa cultivar Pink pepper isolate KNU-18-1 chromosome 1, ASM2916894v1, whole genome shotgun sequence contains the following coding sequences:
- the LOC115707716 gene encoding serine/threonine/tyrosine-protein kinase HT1 has protein sequence MASSCFHALRIRKSKSKPLPVPSSSKTQASSDMETLERKRFDSLESWSMILDSENVETWEPSKEDQEEEWTADLSQLFIGNKFASGAHSRIYRGIYKQRAVAVKMVRIPNQNEETRTLLEQQFKSEVAFLSRLFHPNIVQFIAACRKPPVYCIITEYMSQGTLRMYLNKKEPYSLSTETILRLALDISRGMEYLHSQGVIHRDLKSNNLLLNDDMRVKVADFGTSCLETQCQETKGNMGTYRWMAPEMIKEKPYTRKVDVYSFGIVLWELTTALLPFQGMTPVQAAFAVAEKNERPPLPASCQPALAHLIKRCWAANPSKRPDFSDIVSVLEKYDECVKEGLPLAHHSSLVSRNAIIERLKGCVSMSSSIPVHA, from the exons ATGGCGTCCTCGTGTTTTCATGCACTTCGTATTAGAAAGTCAAAGAGCAAACCTTTACCAGTCCCTTCCTCCTCAAAAACCCAAGCAAGTTCAGATATGGAGACtttggagagaaagagatttgaCAGCTTAGAGTCATGGTCCATGATATTGGATTCAGAAAATGTAGAAACTTGGGAGCCATCAAAGGAGGACCAAGAGGAGGAGTGGACTGCTGATCTTTCCCAACTCTTCATTGGTAACAAATTCGCTTCAGGAGCCCATAGTAGAATCTATCGAGGAATTTACAAGCAGAGAGCCGTTGCTGTGAAAATGGTAAGGATTCCAAACCAGAATGAGGAAACAAGAACCTTACTTGAGCAGCAATTTAAGTCTGAGGTCGCCTTCCTCTCACGTCTCTTTCATCCAAACATAGTGCAG TTTATTGCAGCTTGTAGAAAACCCCCTGTGTACTGTATTATAACAGAATACATGTCACAAGGAACACTGAGGATGTACCTGAACAAGAAGGAGCCTTATTCACTCTCAACAGAAACAATTCTAAGGTTAGCTCTTGACATATCTCGAGGAATGGAGTACCTTCACTCTCAAGGTGTAATCCACAGGGACTTAAAATCAAATAATTTACTTCTAAATGATGATATGAGAGTTAAGGTGGCAGATTTTGGTACTTCATGTCTAGAAACACAGTGTCAGGAGACCAAAGGTAACATGGGAACATACCGTTGGATGGCGCCAGAAATGATTAAGGAGAAGCCTTACACCAGAAAAGTTGATGTTTATAGTTTTGGGATTGTGCTATGGGAACTCACAACGGCCTTGCTGCCTTTTCAAGGAATGACCCCTGTGCAGGCTGCATTTGCTGTGGCGGAGAAG AATGAAAGGCCTCCTCTACCAGCTAGTTGTCAACCGGCTCTTGCTCATCTGATAAAGCGGTGTTGGGCGGCGAACCCCTCAAAGAGGCCGGATTTCAGTGACATTGTGTCGGTTTTGGAGAAGTATGATGAGTGTGTGAAGGAGGGTCTTCCTCTTGCTCACCATTCGAGCCTAGTCAGCCGAAATGCCATTATTGAACGCTTGAAAGGTTGTGTATCTATGAGCTCTTCCATACCTGTACATGCCTAG